The proteins below are encoded in one region of Saccopteryx leptura isolate mSacLep1 chromosome 1, mSacLep1_pri_phased_curated, whole genome shotgun sequence:
- the CPT1B gene encoding carnitine O-palmitoyltransferase 1, muscle isoform: MAEAHQAVAFQFTVTPDGVDFRLSREALKHIYLSGINSWKKRLIRIKNGILRGVYPGSPTSWLVVVMATVGSCYCNVDISMGLICYIQRHLPEGHGPYQTPQTRALLSIAIFSTGVWMMGIFFFRQTLKLLLSYHGWMFEMHGRTSRFTRVWAFCVRLLSSGRPMLYSFQTSLPKLPVPSVKATIQRYLESVRPLLDDMEYHRMETLAKEFQEKLAPRLQKYLILKSWWATNYVSDWWEEYIYLRGRTPLMVNSNYYVMDFVLLKNANMQAARLGNFVHAMITYRRKLDREDIKPVMALGIVPMCSYQMERMFNTTRIPGKETDVVQHLSESRHVAVYHKGRFFKVWLYDGSQLLKPRDLELQFQRILDDPSPPQPGEEKLAALTAGGRVEWAQARQTFFSSGKNKVSLDAIERAAFFVVLDEESHCYDPDDEASLSLYGKALLHGNCYNRWFDKSFTLVAFKNGQMGLNTEHSWADAPIIGHLWEFVLGTDIFHLRYSDTGHCLGEPNPMLAPPQRLQWDIPERCRAVIESSYQVAKALADDVELYCFQFLPFGKGLIKKCRTSPDAFVQIALQLAHFRDRGRFCLTYEASMTRMFREGRTETVRSCTNESTAFVKAMVQGSQKKADLQNLFRKASEKHQHMYRLAMTGAGIDRHLFCLYVVSKYLGVSSPFLAKVLSEPWRLSTSQSAQFQIRMFDPNKYPNHLGAGGGFGPVADDGYGVSYMIAGENTIFFHISSKFSSSETNAQRFGNHIRQALLDIADLFQISKADS; the protein is encoded by the exons ATGGCGGAAGCTCACCAGGCTGTGGCCTTCCAGTTCACGGTGACCCCGGATGGGGTCGACTTCCGGCTCAGTCGGGAGGCCCTGAAACACATCTACCTGTCTGGGATCAACTCCTGGAAGAAACGCCTGATTCGCATTAAG AATGGCATCCTTAGGGGTGTGTATCCCGGCAGCCCTACCAGCTGGCTGGTCGTCGTCATGGCAACAGTGGGTTCCTGCTACTGCAATGTGGACATCTCCATGGGGCTGATCTGTTATATCCAGAGACACCTCCCTGAGGG ACATGGCCCCTACCAGACTCCACAGACACGGGCACTTCTCAGCATAGCCATCTTTTCCACTGGGGTCTGGATGATGGGCATCTTCTTCTTCCGCCAAACCCTGAAACTGCTTCTTTCCTACCATGGTTGGATGTTTGAGATGCATGGCCGGACCAGCCGCTTCACCAGAGTCTGGGCT TTCTGTGTCCGCCTCCTGTCCAGCGGGCGGCCCATGCTCTACAGCTTCCAGACATCCCTGCCCAAGCTTCCCGTGCCCAGCGTGAAGGCCACAATTCAACGG TACTTGGAATCTGTGCGGCCATTGTTGGATGACATGGAGTATCACCGCATGGAGACATTGGCCAAGGAATTCCAGGAGAAACTTGCCCCCAGGCTGCAGAAGTACCTGATACTCAAGTCGTGGTGGGCAACGAACTAT GTGAGTGACTGGTGGGAAGAGTACATCTACCTTCGAGGCAGAACCCCTCTCATGGTGAATAGCAACTATTATGTCATG GACTTTGTGCTCCTTAAGAACGCGAACATGCAGGCTGCCCGCCTGGGAAACTTTGTTCACGCTATGATCACATACCGCCGTAAACTGGACCGTGAGGACATCAAGCCT GTGATGGCACTGGGCATCGTGCCCATGTGCTCCTACCAGATGGAGAGGATGTTCAATACCACTCGGATCCCGGGCAAAGAGACAG ATGTGGTGCAGCACCTCTCAGAGAGCAGACACGTGGCCGTCTACCACAAGGGCCGCTTCTTCAAGGTGTGGCTCTATGACGGCTCCCAGCTGCTCAAGCCCCGGGACCTGGAGCTACAGTTCCAGAGGATTCTGGATGACCCTTCCCCACCACAGCCTGGGGAGGAGAAGCTGGCAGCCCTCACTGCAGGTGGAAG AGTGGAGTGGGCACAGGCACGCCAGACCTTCTTCAGCTCTGGCAAGAACAAGGTTTCGCTCGATGCCATTGAGCGCGCCGCTTTCTTTGTGGTCCTGGACGAAGAATCTCACTGCTATGACCCTGACGACGAGGCCAGCCTCAGCCTCTATGGCAAGGCCCTGCTGCACGGCAACTGCTACAACAG GTGGTTTGACAAGTCTTTCACTCTCGTCGCCTTCAAGAATGGCCAGATGGGCCTCAACACAGAACACTCGTGGGCAGATGCCCCTATCATAGGGCACCTCTGGGAG TTTGTCCTGGGCACTGACATCTTCCACCTGCGTTACTCAGACACTGGGCACTGCTTGGGCGAGCCGAACCCTATGCTGGCACCTCCTCAGAGGCTGCAGTGGGACATTCCTGAGCGG TGCCGGGCAGTCATTGAGAGCTCCTACCAGGTGGCCAAGGCACTGGCAGACGATGTGGAGCTATACTGCTTCCAGTTCCTGCCTTTCGGCAAAGGCCTCATCAAGAAGTGCCGGACCAGCCCTGACGCCTTTGTGCAGATCGCCCTGCAGCTGGCTCACTTCCGG GACAGGGGCAGGTTCTGCCTGACCTATGAAGCCTCGATGACTAGAATGTTCCGGGAAGGACGGACTGAGACCGTACGTTCCTGCACCAACGAGTCCACAGCCTTTGTCAAGGCCATGGTGCAGGGGTCCCAAAAG aaagcaGACCTCCAAAATCTCTTCCGAAAAGCCTCTGAGAAGCACCAGCATATGTACCGCCTAGCCATGACTGGGGCTGGCATCGACAGGCACCTCTTCTGCCTTTATGTGGTCTCCAAGTACCTGGGGGTCAGCTCCCCTTTCCTCGCTAAG GTGCTCTCGGAACCCTGGCGTCTCTCTACCAGCCAGAGCGCTCAATTCCAGATCCGTATGTTTGACCCTAACAAGTACCCCAATCACCTGGGCGCTGGCGGTGGCTTTGGCCCT GTGGCGGATGATGGCTATGGGGTTTCCTACATGATTGCGGGCGAGAACACCATCTTCTTCCACATCTCCAGCAAGTTCTCAAGCTCAGAGACG AATGCCCAGCGCTTTGGGAACCACATCCGTCAAGCTCTGCTGGACATCGCTGATCTTTTCCAAATTTCCAAGGCTGACAGCTGA
- the CHKB gene encoding choline/ethanolamine kinase translates to MAAEGTVVAGGGAVGSHLAKESLRQSKCPDAARTQRRGSTKSRDAERRAYQWCREYLGGAWRRVRPEELRVDPVSGGLSNLLFRCALPDHLPSVGEEPREVLLRLYGAILQGVDSLVLESVMFAILAERSLGPQLYGVFPEGRLEQYIPSRPLKTRDLREPVLSAAIATKMARFHGMEMPFTKEPHWLFGTMERYLKQILDLPPTGVPQMNLLEMYSLKEEMGNLRKLLDSTPSPVVFCHNDIQEGNILLLSEPENADSLMLVDFEYSSYNYRGFDIGNHFCEWVYDYTHEEWPFYKAQPADYPTRDQQLHFIRHYLAEVKKSETISQNEHRKLEEDLLVEVNRYALASHFFWGLWSILQASMSTIEFGYLEYAKSRFQLYFKQKEQLTSFHPSP, encoded by the exons ATGGCGGCCGAGGGCACTGTTGTGGCCGGAGGCGGGGCTGTCggcagccacctggccaaggaaAGCTTGCGGCAGTCCAAGTGCCCGGACGCAGCCCGGACCCAGCGGCGCGGCTCGACAAAGTCTCGTGACGCCGAGCGCCGAGCCTACCAGTGGTGCCGGGAGTACTTGGGCGGGGCCTGGCGCCGAGTGCGGCCGGAGGAGCTCAGGGTTGACCCAGTGAG CGGAGGCCTCAGCAACCTGCTCTTCCGCTGCGCGCTGCCGGACCACCTGCCCAGCGTTGGCGAGGAGCCCCGGGAGGTGCTTCTGCGGCTGTATGGGGCCATCCTGCAG GGCGTGGACTCCTTGGTCCTTGAAAGTGTGATGTTCGCCATCCTTGCGGAGCGGTCCTTAGGGCCCCAGCTCTACGGAGTCTTTCCAGAGGGCCGGCTGGAACAGTACATCCCA AGCCGGCCACTGAAAACGCGAGACCTTCGGGAGCCCGTGTTGTCAGCAGCCATTGCCACGAAGATGGCCCGGTTCCACGGCATGGAGATGCCCTTCACTAAGGAGCCCCACTGGCTGTTCGGGACCATGGAACG GTACCTAAAGCAGATCCTGGACCTGCCTCCCACCGGTGTCCCCCAGATGAACTTGCTGGAGATGTACAGCCTGAAGGAAGAGATGGGCAACCTCAG GAAGTTGCTAGACTCTACTCCATCTCCAGTGGTCTTTTGTCACAATGATATCCAGGAAG GGAACATCTTGTTGCTCTCAGAACCAGAAAATGCTGACAGCCTCATGTTGGTCGACTTTGAGTATAGCAGTTATAACTATAG GGGCTTCGACATTGGGAACCATTTTTGTGAGTGGGTTTATGATTATACTCATGAGGAGTGGCCTTTCTACAAAGCACAGCCTGCAGACTACCCCACTCGGGACCAGCAG CTCCATTTTATTCGCCATTACCTGGCTGAGGTAAAGAAAAGTGAGACCATCTCCCAAAATGAGCACAGGAAACTGGAAGAAGATTTGCTGGTAGAGGTTAATCG GTATGCTCTGGCGTCCCATTTCTTTTGGGGTCTCTGGTCCATCCTCCAGGCATCCATGTCGACCATAGAATTTGGTTACTTG GAGTATGCCAAGTCTCGGTTCCAGTTGTACTTCAAGCAGAAGGAGCAGCTGACCAGCTTCCACCCCTCACCCTGA